The sequence CTCTCCAAAGCGCTGAAAAAGCAGGGTTGGAAGTTTGTTGGCCCGACAACGGTTTATGCCTTTATGCAGGCCATGGGGCTGATCAACGATCATGCAGAAGGCTGCGTTTTCAGGGATAAAGCCGAACAGGACAGAGCAGGGTTCAGACGGCCTGATCCGGTATAGCTCCTGGCAAAGTAGCCAGCATCCGGAAGCCTCAGTAATTTGGCTGCTAAACAACTGCCGCTTTACCCTTAATCTTGACCTGTACTTTGTTTTATAAGGACGTTTTATGCTCCGCGGAGTAAATCATATCACCATCGCGGTAACCGACCTGAATCGGTCACTGGCGTTTTACACTGAGTTGTTGGGTATGAAAGCCCATGTCCGCTGGGATAGTGGTGCTTACCTTAGCCTTGGTGATGTGTGGTTTTGCCTGTCCTGTGACGAGGCCTCACCGGGTAAGGATTACTCACATATTGCACTGGATATCGCCGAAGAGGATTATGCCGCTTTTGCCGGGAAGCTACGCTCGGCAGAAGTGAGAGAATGGAAGCAAAACAAGAGTGAAGGGCGGTCTTTGTACTTTCTTGACCCTGATGGCCATAAGCTTGAAGCCCACTGCGGCAGCTTACAGAGCCGCTTAACCTCACTAGAATCCAGGCCTTACCCGGGGCTTGAATGGCTTTAGCCAGGTACAAGGGTGACATCAGTTCTTATCTGATGACCTCAGTGACAACATTTTCTTTATTGCTATTGACCAACTCATAACTATTCGGTTATAAATAAAGCATAACCAACGAGTTATGGATTGTAATGCCCCAGAACCAGGATATTCTGTTTAAGACCCTGTCGGATCCGACCCGACGGGCCATTTTTGAGCGACTGTGCCGTGACGGAGATCTCACCGTCGGCGCATTGACCGCCCAGGCGGGCGTGTCACAACCTGCAGTGTCAAAGCATCTCGGCATTCTGAAGCAGGCCGGGTTGGTGCGTGATGACCATAAGGGTCGCCAGACGCACTACAGTGCCCAGCCCGACGCCCTGGCTCCTTTGGTGGACTGGACAACTCAGATGGCCGGGTTCTGGCAGCGCCGGTTTAATGATCTTGAAGACCTGTTGAAAAGGATGGACCAATGAATAATACCCCAACTGAAACCCGCTCTGTCATTGTTGAGCGGGAGCTTCCGCATCCACCAGAGAAGATCTGGCGCGCACTGACCGAGCCCATGTTGATTGAAGAGTGGCTAATGAAAAGCGACTTCAGGCCCGTAGTCGACCATCATTTCGAACTGGATTTTGAATGGGGTGCGGTCAGTTGTCAGGTATTGGAGGTACAGCCCCATGAGAAGCTGACTTACACCTGGAATTCCGGTGCGTTGAAAACAGTTGTGACCTGGACGCTTACGCCAACTAGTGCCGGAACCCGCCTGCACATGGCGCAGGAAGGTTTTCAAAGCGAACATCCCCGTTATTACACCGGTGCCCAGGCTGGTTGGCCAAGGTTTATGGAGGCTCTGGAGCGGGTATTGGCCCGGTTAGATTAAACAAAGCAAGGATTAGGGAAATCAACGATGAATATTTTTTTATGGATATTACAGATACTGGTAGCCCTGCATACTGCCATCGGCGCGGTATGGAAGCTTTCCAACACCAGCGAGCAGACCATGGCATCGTTTGCGGTGATCCCTCATGGGGTCTGGCTGGCAATGGCCGCACTCGAGTTGCTTTGTGCTCTGGCTTTGCTGCTCCCGGCATTAAATCGATCTCTCGGCAAACTGATACCTGTCGCCGCAGGTCTGATCGTGGCTGAAATGTTGGTTTTTTGTTGGCTGCAATTCTCTTTTGGAGAGGGAGATTATACACCTATGATTTATTGGCTGGTTGTTGCGGCTATCTGTGCGTTTATTGCTTATGGCAGAGGTGTGCTGGTACCGTTAAAACAGCGCAGCTGAACGCCACAGAAGATAAAAGGAAAAGAACATGGAGAAAGGATCCAAACAAGCCTCCCGGCATCAGGACAAGCCGAATAGTCAGCCGGTTCTCTTATCAGGTGGTAATCCACAGATAGCCAAAGCCGACGGTGATCAGCCGGTGCAGACTTATATTGCAGCGATGCCGGGTTGGAAAGCGGACGCAGGACGTCGACTTGATTCATTAATTGTGAGCCACGTGCCCCGGGTGCGCAAAGCAGTGAGATGGAATACTCCCTTTTACGGCATTGAAGGTAAGGGATGGTTTCTGGCTTTTCACTGTCTGACAAAGTACATCAAGGTGGCATTTCTCAACGGTGCATCTTTGCAGCCGATGCCGCCGGTGGAGTCCAAAGATCAAAATACGCGTTATTTCCACATATACGAAGATGAGCCTTTCGATGAGGTACTTTTGAGTGACTGGATCGAACAGGCATCAGCGCTGCCAGGCGATCAGCTATTCAAATAGATAAATCAGTTAACTGATTAACGACTTGACGACTATCTATCTTTTTACAGGTGCACCAGTAAGGTATTGCGATGCCCCAAGGCTTTTTAATTAACAGACGTTCAGGAGATTTTTATGTTTGTGGTGATTTTCCGGGCAAAGGTCCGTCAGTTTGACGAAGAATATTCGCAAACGGCGGCACGTATGCGGGAACTGGCAATTAACGAGTTTGGTTGTCTGGAGTTTACAGCGGTAACTGAGGGCAATGATGAGGTGGCCCTGTCGTACTGGCCTTCAGAAGAGCACATCAGGCGCTGGCGCGCCCATCCTGAACATCGGGCCGCGCAGCAGCGGGGAAAGGAAAAGTGGTACGCGTCCTATTCTGTGCAGGTGGCGGAAACTTCCCGCCAGTACAGCTCTTCTGTTGATAACAGCTAAACGTGAGATTGGAACGCCGGGTTACCGAAAAGTTGATATTCAGGCCAGCTAATGCAGTGAAGTGTATTACAATACACTAAGGTCTTATGGGAGAAACCATGGAGTCAGTCCCACGGCAATTGCATAACAATCAGTGACACCAATGTCTATTATCCAGGAGGGTATAATGACTGTATCCAATTATCAGAAACCCGAGATTCCTGCGGACGAGGAAGAGCGACTCAGTGAGCTGAATCGACTGAACATACTGGATACTGCGGCGGAAGTTCGCTTTGATCGCTATACCTCAATGGTGGCAGATATTTTCGATTTCCCGGTGGTGCTGGTTTCATTGGTAAGCCACGATCGTCAGTGGTTCAAATCCTCAATCGGATTGGATTTAAAGGAGTGTCCCCGGGATATTTCCCTTTGCGGTCATGCCATTGTCCAGCAGGGCGTCATGGTGATACCGGATACGCTAAAAGACAAGCGATTCGCCAATAATCCGCTGGTGACGGGCGAGCCGTACATTCGCTTTTACGCTGGTGCTGTGGTGCATTCGCCCAAGGGACAACCGCTGGGCACCCTGTGCCTGATAGACCACGAGCCGCGGGAGTTTAATGAACAACAGTGTAAGCGATTGCGCCAGTTTGCAGAACTGATAGAGAGTGAGATTAAACACAACTCCGATCTTGAAGAGTTGCGCGCGTCAGTGGAATTCTCAGCGTTTTACGACCCCCTTACCCAGCTTCCCAACCGGCGACTGCTGACCGACCGGCTTGAAAAACTACTCGAGCTTTCAGAGTTTGAAAAGCGTCAGGTGGCGGTATTGCTGTTCAATGTTGCTGGTCTGCGTCTGTTTAATCAGAGCCTGGGCACCGAGGCCGGCGACGAATTGTTGCGCCAGCTAGCCGACCGACTCCAGGGTTGCTGTCCGGCTGGTGGCACAGTGGCGCGCCTGCAGGCCGATGAATTTGTGCTGGTCTTTCCTTCCCTTAATTCAAACAAGAATCATATCGATAAGGTGGCTGAACAGGCCCGAGCTGCGCTGGTGAAATCATTCCGGCTGATGAGCAAGGAGCACTACATCCGGGTACAAATCGGCGCCAGTGTTTTCCCCGACAATGGCGTAACTTCGGCGGGGTTACTCGAGCAAGCCTCAGCGGCAATTCGCTTTGCCGGTCAGGGCGAGCCGGGGGCAATTTGTTATTTCAATAAAGCCGAATCGGAGAGCATTTCCGAGAACCTGAAAATCGAGTCCAGTTTGCGGGGGGCGCTGGAAAATAATGAGTTCAGTTTGCTTTACCAGCCCATAGTCAATCTGGAAGACGCTAAGCTTGCTGGCGTTGAAGCCCTGTTGCGCTGGCATAATAAGGAACTGGGGAGTGTCCCACCGGATAAGTTTATCCCTATCGCGGAAAGAAATGGGCTGATAGTGGCCATAGGCCGCTGGGTGCAGCAAGAAGTCTGCCGGCAGATCAAATGCTGGAGCACTCAGAATAGCTGGGCGTTGCCGGTTGCCATCAATGTCGCCGCCGCAGAGTTGCTGCAGCCTGAGTTTTCCACAAACCTTATTCAGCGCATGGAAGCAGATGGCATAGCGCCGGAGCTGCTGTGGGTAGAAGTAACAGAGTTTTCCCTGGCATCCGACTCTCCCACTGTGGATGAAAACCTGGCCTTGTTGAGTAAGGCGCAGATAAGGGTTCATATCGATGATTTCGGTACCGGTTATTCATCACTTTCTTATTTGCAGCGCATGCCCATCAGCAGCCTTAAAATAGACCGTTCTTTTATCAACGGCTTGCCCCACAATAATCAGGAACTAGCGCTTACCCGCTCGATCCTCAGTATGTCTTCAGATCTGGGGCTTGCCACTGTTGCTGAGGGTATTGAGAACCGGCAACAGTATGATTTTCTGCGCGACAGCGGCTGTAAGATGGGACAGGGTTTTCTGCT comes from Lacimicrobium alkaliphilum and encodes:
- the fos gene encoding fosfomycin resistance glutathione transferase, translating into MLRGVNHITIAVTDLNRSLAFYTELLGMKAHVRWDSGAYLSLGDVWFCLSCDEASPGKDYSHIALDIAEEDYAAFAGKLRSAEVREWKQNKSEGRSLYFLDPDGHKLEAHCGSLQSRLTSLESRPYPGLEWL
- a CDS encoding ArsR/SmtB family transcription factor, with the translated sequence MPQNQDILFKTLSDPTRRAIFERLCRDGDLTVGALTAQAGVSQPAVSKHLGILKQAGLVRDDHKGRQTHYSAQPDALAPLVDWTTQMAGFWQRRFNDLEDLLKRMDQ
- a CDS encoding SRPBCC family protein — encoded protein: MNNTPTETRSVIVERELPHPPEKIWRALTEPMLIEEWLMKSDFRPVVDHHFELDFEWGAVSCQVLEVQPHEKLTYTWNSGALKTVVTWTLTPTSAGTRLHMAQEGFQSEHPRYYTGAQAGWPRFMEALERVLARLD
- a CDS encoding DUF1801 domain-containing protein; amino-acid sequence: MEKGSKQASRHQDKPNSQPVLLSGGNPQIAKADGDQPVQTYIAAMPGWKADAGRRLDSLIVSHVPRVRKAVRWNTPFYGIEGKGWFLAFHCLTKYIKVAFLNGASLQPMPPVESKDQNTRYFHIYEDEPFDEVLLSDWIEQASALPGDQLFK
- a CDS encoding antibiotic biosynthesis monooxygenase family protein; its protein translation is MFVVIFRAKVRQFDEEYSQTAARMRELAINEFGCLEFTAVTEGNDEVALSYWPSEEHIRRWRAHPEHRAAQQRGKEKWYASYSVQVAETSRQYSSSVDNS
- a CDS encoding GGDEF domain-containing protein, encoding MTVSNYQKPEIPADEEERLSELNRLNILDTAAEVRFDRYTSMVADIFDFPVVLVSLVSHDRQWFKSSIGLDLKECPRDISLCGHAIVQQGVMVIPDTLKDKRFANNPLVTGEPYIRFYAGAVVHSPKGQPLGTLCLIDHEPREFNEQQCKRLRQFAELIESEIKHNSDLEELRASVEFSAFYDPLTQLPNRRLLTDRLEKLLELSEFEKRQVAVLLFNVAGLRLFNQSLGTEAGDELLRQLADRLQGCCPAGGTVARLQADEFVLVFPSLNSNKNHIDKVAEQARAALVKSFRLMSKEHYIRVQIGASVFPDNGVTSAGLLEQASAAIRFAGQGEPGAICYFNKAESESISENLKIESSLRGALENNEFSLLYQPIVNLEDAKLAGVEALLRWHNKELGSVPPDKFIPIAERNGLIVAIGRWVQQEVCRQIKCWSTQNSWALPVAINVAAAELLQPEFSTNLIQRMEADGIAPELLWVEVTEFSLASDSPTVDENLALLSKAQIRVHIDDFGTGYSSLSYLQRMPISSLKIDRSFINGLPHNNQELALTRSILSMSSDLGLATVAEGIENRQQYDFLRDSGCKMGQGFLLARPLQASEIEGLRDRSLI